The Deinococcus aquiradiocola genome segment GATGGAGAGGCCACTCGGGATGGACGGGTCTTCCTTGATGTTGATGGTCGCGAAGCTGCGGTACGTCCCTCTCACTTCAGGGGTATTCGGTGAGCATTTGAAGCCGAAATCGTAGGAGTAAGGGTCGCTGCTCGTGAGTGTTCCCCCGTTAATGGGGTACCTCCCGCCGATGGTCTCGCCGCCCAGGATGGGGGCGAGCGGTCGGCTCATGCCGGGGTCGACCGAGACGCTGGTGTTTGCCGTCAGGAAGGACACGCTGTCCCGGCCGTGGTTCGTGATGGACAGGTCCGGGCAGCTTCCCGAGGGCGCGTACGCCACGAACACCGCCGACAGCGAGTGCGTGGCGAAGAGGGTGTTGCAGCTCGTCAGTGCGAGCAGGGCGAGGCCTGAAAACAGAACCAGTCGTTTCATCTTTTTCTCCTGACAGCAAGAATGTCGTTGTTGATTGGGGGCACACGCTCAGCACCGGCTCACCTGACCTCAGGCTGCTCCTGGCGCAGGAAAAGAACTGGAGCCCGCGGCACCCGGTGGAAGCCCACGCGTTCTCGTTCGAATTCGACCGGGCACCCCTGATGCCGGATAGACGCCTGTACCGCCCGCGACGCTTCCCGCTGGTTGTCCGTGTCCGCTTCCATCGCGCCGTCCCTCAGCCGCCTCCTGTTCGACGGGATCAGTTCTGAGCGGAGGGAGGATTTCCCGCGGGATGTCCTCGAAGATCAGCGCCTGGGTCCTGAAAGGCGACCTTGGGGCACCACCGCCAGCATTCCCGGCCTGCAGGGTGCAGAAAGACACGAGGAGGAAGGCAGCCGCCTCGCTTGCGAGGCCCCCGGTTCGTTCCCGTGATCAGGGCGTGCCGGTGGATTCCGCGAGCGGGGTCACGGCCGACACGATCCAGTTCAGGACCGGGCGCAACTGGCCCTCGATCTCCTCGGCGTCCTGCACGTCACTCTCGTGGTTCACGTACGTGTACGCGATCCCAGAACCGTCCGGCAACTCCATGAAGCCGGTCATCGTCAGCAGCCGCCACCCGCTGCCCGCTTTCGCGCCCCAGTACGTGTACGGGAACGGCACCCCTTCCGTGGGTTTCGTGCAGCACCCGCTCGCCATGATCTCCCGGAAACGCGCCCGGGTCGCCGGCTTCAGCGTCGACTGCAGGAACAGCCTGGACAGCAGGTCGCTGTACGCGCGTGCGGTGCTGCTGTTGAGGAGGGACACGTCGTTCTCCGGGTGATAGTTCGCGCCGTTGAAGTACGTGTCCAGGCCGTCGTACACCGCCTGCTGATGCACACCCTGCGCGAGGGTGTTGATGCGGGCCGCGACGTCACGCTTCTCCTGGGCGGGGAGCGCCGCGAAGGTGCGCGCACTGCTCCTGAGCGTTTCCGGTGTGGACGGGTCGATGATTTCGGGGATGAGGCCGCTCATGGCGGCCCAGAAGGCTTTGGTGGTGAGGTGGATGTGGGTGCAGGGGCTCAGCTGCGTCGTCCGTTCGGCGACGCGTGCGGGGTCGGCGGCCAGGTGAAGGATGTCGCTCGCGGTGTTGTCGGAGTTGCGGATGGTGAGTTCGGCGAGCCGGTCGAGGGTGTTGATCCGGTCCGGGGGGAACGCTTCGATGCTCTGGTTGGCGTCGGTGGTTTCGAACTGCTGGTCGAGGTGCAGGTGGCCATCGTCGACCTGCTGGAGGACGGTGTACAGCAGCATGGTCTTGAACGCGCTGGCGAGCGGGAGGCGCGTGTCCACGGGACCGGACCGGACGTCGTGCGTCTTGCGGCCGTCCGGGAGATAGTGTGCGGCGTAGAAGGCGACGGTGCCGCTGACGTCGGGGGGGAGTGGGGGCGCCTCATGGTGGACGGGGGCCGCGGTGTGGGTGGACTCCTCGCAGGGGACGGGGTCGGACGACGACATGCGTTCCAGCAGAGTGGACGGTCGCGCGCGCCATGACGGCAGGTGTGACTGCCGTGCGTTCGTGATCTTCCGGAACGGAAGCCACCGTTCCTCAGCGCATGACTTTGCCACCTTGTGTCTGGAGGAGCTGGAAACCATGCCGTTTGCTCTGATGAGTCCTTTTTCCCAATACAGGAGCAGCTCCTGTATTGGGTTCTGAATGTTCATCTGTGCAGATCTGTTGCCCTGTCCGACTTCTTCAAGTCAGGTGGTTTGTGCCGACCGGGCGGGTGAGCAGCGGATCTGTATCTTCAGTGGGACTTCCGCCTGAGGGGTGAGCGTGGACGGAGAGGTGTCCCGATCGACGGCGCGGTCAGGCCGCGTCGGACGCCTGGAGCTGGTCGCGGCGCGTCACGCTCAGGTACACCACGACGGCCAGGATGGCCGCCATGAAGATGGCGCTGGTCCCCATCGTTCCCAGGGCCAGACCGCCCGCGTCCTTGTCCTGTGAGAGGTAGTCGCCGATGGACGCCCCGAGTGGACGCGTGAGGATGTACGCCGCCCAGAAGGCCGGGATGCTTCCCAGTCTCAGGAACCGGTGCGCCAGTGCCACCAGCAGGATCAGTCCGGCGAACAGCAGGGCGGACCGCCAGTACCCGATGTCGAGGCGCTCGGCGACGAGGTCGCCGGCGGCCGTGCCGAGCGCGAAGGTGAACAGCACGGCGAGCCAGTAGAAGACTTCCCGGCGGGTGGTGAGGATGCTGTGGATGGAGAGGGTCTTCTCGCTGCGGTACCACAGGGCGAACACGGCGGCCAGCGCGGCGGCGAAGACGATGGTGGTGGTCCAGAGGCTGACACCGAAGTGGTCGGTCAGGTTGTCGGTGATGAGCGTGCCGACCACGCTGACGAGCACCACGGCCAGCCAGTACACGCCCGGCACGTAGCGGCGCAGACGGAACTGCCAGACGAGCACGGCGGCCAGCATGACGCCCATCACCAGCGTGGTGCCGGTGAGGCCCAGCTTGAGCGTGGTGTTCAGGTAATCGGCGGCAGTCTCGCCGACCGTGGTACACAGGACCTTGATGATCCAGAAGAAGACCGTGACCTCGGGGACCTTGCTGAGCATGGTCCGGAGGGTGGAGGGTGGGCGTGCGGTTTCTGTTGTCATGGGTGGCCTCCGTGGGTGCCGTGCGTGGGGGGTGTCCGGGCGGTCGGTCCGGCTTGGTGCTCCGGGTCCGGTGGGGTCCGGGTGCGTCTTCTTCCTGTTCGGGGGGAGTGTATGAACGGCGAGTTAAACCCCCGTATACGCTTGTCATGGCTGGGGGTGGCCGGGTATACCCACGTTTTACGGGCGCTGATCAGACTCCGGGAATGTCCGCTTCTCCGCGTCCGTTCATCGATCGCATCCGTCCGGCGGCGTTGGTGCGGCTGCTGCTGGGGATCCTGCTGCCGCTGCTCGTCGTCGGGGCGCTCGGGGAGGACGTCCTGGAGCGGCAGCGTTTCGCGTTCGAGTCCCCGTTCATGCTGTGGCTGCACGCGCACAGCACCCCCACCCTGGACCGGATCGCCCTGACGCTGGCGGTCGTCGGCGGGATTCAGGTGATCGCGCCGCTGAGCGCCGTGCTGGCATTGGTCCTCTGGCGGCGCTCGCACCGGTCCGCGCGCTTCTTCGTGGTTGCAGTCCTGGGCGCCGCGGCGCTCAATGGCGTCATGAAGCTCGCCTTCCACCGTCCAAGACCGGAACTCTGGCCCCGCCTGGCGCAGGAGAGCGGGGCGTCGTTCCCGAGCGGGCACAGCATGTACAGTGCGGCGTTCGTGACCACGCTGATGCTGCTCGTCTGGAACACCCGCTGGCGCTGGCCGGCGGTGGTGCTCGGCACGCTCTTCACGCTGGCGGTCGGCTGGTCACGCATCGACCTGGGCGTGCATTACCCGACGGACGTGCTGGCGGGGTGGCTGAGCGGCGTCGCCTGGGTGCTGGGCGTGTACGGCGTGTACCGTCCAGGTGCCGTCCGTGACGGGGAGCATGCCGCGTGAGGGTATTGATCGTGGAGGATGACCCGTTCATTTCGGATCTGCTGAGCGACGGTCTGGCGGAGGAGGGGTACGAGTGCGACGTGGCCGGCACGGCCGCCGAGGCCGGGGAGCTCGCCCGGCTGTTCCCGTACGGGCTGCTGATCCTGGACGTGATGCTGCCGGAAGGAGCGGACGCCGGATTTCAGCTCGGGCGTCAGTTGCGGCGGCACGGGCTGACGACGCCGGTGCTGTACCTCACGGCGCGCGGCACGGTGGAGGACCGCATTGAGGGACTCGACGCGGGCGGGGACGATTACCTCACCAAGCCCTTTGATTTCGGGGAGTTGCGGGCCAGGATCCGGGCGCTGCTGCGCCGTGTGAGTGGTCACCCGCAGAATGTCGTGGCGCTGCCGGCCGGTTTCACGCTCGACCTGAGCGGCCGTGACCTGTACCGGGAGGGCCGGCGCACCGACCTGAACCGGCGGGAGTTCATGCTGCTCGAACTGCTGGCGATGCATCCCGGGCGTGCCTTCACGCGGGAGGAGATCGTTGACCGGTTGTGGGGTGGTGACGGCGGGGTGGAGTTGAAGGTGATCGACGTGTACGTCAGCACCGTGCGGCGCAAGACGCACGAGACGTTGATCGAGAGGGGGCACGGGTACCGCCTGGGCCGCATTTCAGGCGACCCGGCATGAGGTTCCCGTCTCCGGGGGCAGGTGCGTTCCGGCTGCTGGTTCCGCACGGCAGCCTGCGGGCGCGGCTCACCTTCGGGTACGCGCTGATCTTTAGCGCGTGCATTCTGCTGGGGGCGCTGGGCGTGTATGTGACGGCCCGCAGCAGTCTGCAGCGCTCACTCGACCGTACGTTGCAGGAGACGGCGAGCGTGGCGCGCGCCAGCATCGAGACGGGACAGGGCCGGGTGTTTCTGGCTCCGGAACTCCGGCCTGCCGGGGACCTGAGCATCGAACTGCTCACCGGGAGTGGGACCGTGATTCAGACGGTCGGTCTGCACGGTCCGGTCCGGCGGTTGCCGTTGACGCCTGGACTGCGCAGCAGCGGTGAGCGCCGGGTGCTGACGCTGCCGGTCGGGGCGGACCTGCTGCTGCGGGTTTCGCGGCCCAGCGACACCCTGACCGAGGTCCTCGAAACGCTCGGGCGGATTCTGACGGTCGGGAGTCTGCTGATGGTGGCGGTGTCGTGCGCGGCCGGGTACGTCCTGGCGGACCGGGCACTGCGTCCGGTGGACGAGGTGGTCGGCACGGCGCGCCGGATCGCGCAGGGCGGCCAGTACCTGGAGCGCGTTCCGCAGGCGCCGGGGTCGGATGAGATGGCGCGGCTGACGGCCACCGTGAACCTGATGCTCGATCACCTGTCAGGCATGATCGACCGGGAGAAGGAATTCGCCCGCATCGCGGCGCATGAACTCCGCACGCCGCTGACCGCCCTGAAGGGCCGCCTTGACCTGGCGCTGGAACGGCCTCGGGATAACGAGACGTACCTCAGGACCCTGTCGGTCATGCGCAACCGCGTGAACGCCCTGGTGCGGCTCAGCGAGGGGCTTCTCGACCTGGCGCGCAGTGACGCGCCGCTGAACCTGATGCCTGTCGAGTTGGGGGCGGTGGCCCTGAGCAGTGCCGAGGCGCAGCGGGAGGCGTTCCTAGCGGCCGGGAAGCGGCTGGAGCTGGACGTGGAGGAGAGCTGGGTCCAGGCGGAGATGCCCGGCGTGCAGCAGGTCGTGCAGAACCTGCTGGAGAACGCCCTGAAGTACGGCGGTTCGCGGGTGCGGGTCCGGGTGAGCGGCGGCGTCCTCGAGATCGAGGACAGTGAGTCCGGGCCGGACGGGACGCAGTGGGCGCGTCTCCTGCGGCCGTTCGAGCGGGGGGTTGCGCTTCAGGCGGTGACGGGCAATGGCCTGGGGCTGGCCCTGGTTCAGAAGCTGGCCGGGCGCTGGGACGCGGAGCTTCGCCCGGACTGGCATCCCGGGGGCTTCTCGGTGAGGGTCAGCTGGCACGTTCATCCTCCGGATGGAAGCTGTGCCGCTGACCTCCAGTCTACCCGGGTTTAGCGCCGTTTTCCGTTCCAACTCTTGTGGAATCCCACAAAGCCGGAGATATCAATAGTTTAATGTCGACGTATCCAAGAGGTGGTGCCGTAATCACTCAGATTCCGTAAGCGAAACTTCATTCGAGCCATACGCTCACGATCTCACTCTGTCCCTGACCCTGGAGGAACACCATGGCACGCTTTTTCCGTTTGAATTCAGTACTGGCTTCGGCGCTCCTGTTGAGCAGTGCGGGCGCGGCGGCCACGCCCACCCTGACCTTCCCCTTCAAGGCTGCCATCACGCCCACCAGCGGTGGTTCCGGTCAGTTGACCGTTCGCACCCTGAGTCCCACGAGTTCCATCTCGGTGCTGACCCTGCGCGGCCTGACGCCCAGCACCCCGTACGTGGCCCACTACCACGCCCTGGGCGCGGCCAGCAGCGACCCCTGCGCCTCCAACGGTCCCATCACCCTCGGCTTCCCGGCCTTCAGGTCCAATGCGCAGGGTCAGGCCACGGTGCTGCTGCGGGCCGATCCGGCGCGGATCAAGGGCACGCTCGGGGCTTATGTCAATGTCCATACCGCCGCGAATCTGGCAGTGGTTCCACTCTGCGCGTCGGTGCTGAAGACTGGGAAGGCCCAGGCGGCCCAGAGCACGACCACTGCGGTGCCCGCCGCGCTCCAGCAGACCGTCAAGATCGGTGACAACTTCTTCATGCCCGCCGCTCTCTCGGTGGCAGCTGGCACCACCGTCACCTGGCTCCACACCGGGAAGGTCACGCACAACGTGCTGTCGGTTGATCTGCCGGGGATTCACTCTGCCGATCTCCAGCCCGGCGAGAGTTACAGCTACACCTTCAAGACCCCTGGAACCTTCACCTATTACTGCTCGTACCATGAAGGCATGAGTGCCACAATCACTGTGACCAACCGCTGAGGCGGCGTCAACGCACACTCGCACCACGGAGGACATCATGATGGGACACAAGATCGTATTACTCGGTATCGCTGGCCCCCTGCTGCTCGGCTCCTGCGCGCTGTTTGGCCTGCCGACCACCTACCTGTTCAAGCACAACCCCAACCAAGCTGATCCGAATGCAGTCGGCAATGCCGTCGCGTCCGAGTCGGGCGGCGGCATGGTCACCACCGTGCTCAGCCTCTCCGGCCTGACGCCTGGCAAGGCGTACATCGCCCACTACCACGCCTTTGGGCCGGACTCCAGCACCAACCCCTGCGCCTCAAACGGCCCGGTGACGGTGGGCTTCCCGAACTTCACGGCAGACGCCAGCGGGAATGCCAGCGTGACGGTGAAAACCGAGCAGGTCAAGATCGAGGGCGACAAAGGCGCGTACATCAATGTGCACTACGCCAGCGACCCCTCGGCGGTTCCGATCTGCGCGCCCGTCAAACTCGCCAAGGGCTGAGGAAGAGACATGCAGGCAGGGGCCCCTCACTTGACGGTGAGGGGCCCCTGCCTGCTGGTGAAACAGCCTGACCACTGACCAGAGAGACTGGAGGAAGGGAACCCAACCCTGCGGCAGCCCTTGGCCGTTAGGCTTGACCCATGACCCCGCTTACCTTCGGCCCCGCCATCCAATTGACCTCCGGGCCTGGCGTGGACGTCCGCCCGAACTGGACGCCAGACAGCGCTGGCGTAGTCTTCGAGCGCCTGCTGGGGGGAACGCGCGGTCTTTATCAGGTGCTGTCGGACGGGTCGGAGCTGACCGAGCTGACGCTCTGCAACCTGCCGGGCACCAACGCCACCGGGCGTCCGGCCTTCTTCGGCCTGAACGACTTCGCCTTCGTCAGTGACCGGAGCGGGCGACCGGCCCTCTGGCGCTGCAACCTGCCGTACGGAACCGTGACGCTGCTGGTGGAGTCTCCCAAGGCCTGCTACGGTCCAAGTGTCGCCGCCACCAACCGGCGGACGCTGCTGTATTTCCAGCAGACGGAGGGGCAGACGTTTCATGTGCATCAGCGCGACGCCGACGGAAACACCATCCAGCTCACGAACACAGCGGGCGTGCAGGATCAGCCCTGGCTGCTCCCGGATGCCGGCTCGTTCGTGTACCACGCTCAGGAAGACGGGAAGAACCTGATCTACCTCCAGCCCACCGGGCCCGGAGCGAGGCGGGTCTGCCTCAGCCCTGAAGACGAGGGAACCGCCTATGTCACCCCGTTCCCGTCGCCGGACGGGCAGTGGGTGGCGTTCTCGTGTACCCACTCCGGAACCTCCCAGGTCTGGGTGATGAAGATGGACGGCACGGACCGTCAGCAGGTCACCGCAGGTGATCCACACCGTTTTCCGGCCTGGAGTGCAGATGGAAAGATGCTGGTCGTCGTTCGGGGTGAGCCGGTGGCAGCACAGCCGAGCGGGCACCTGTGGACCATCCCGATACGCTGAACGCCCACATCACGGCGCTCGTGCGGGTTCAGTGCAGCACCGCGATGCCCGTTCTGAGGGCGTACACGGCAGCC includes the following:
- a CDS encoding plastocyanin/azurin family copper-binding protein: MARFFRLNSVLASALLLSSAGAAATPTLTFPFKAAITPTSGGSGQLTVRTLSPTSSISVLTLRGLTPSTPYVAHYHALGAASSDPCASNGPITLGFPAFRSNAQGQATVLLRADPARIKGTLGAYVNVHTAANLAVVPLCASVLKTGKAQAAQSTTTAVPAALQQTVKIGDNFFMPAALSVAAGTTVTWLHTGKVTHNVLSVDLPGIHSADLQPGESYSYTFKTPGTFTYYCSYHEGMSATITVTNR
- a CDS encoding serine hydrolase, whose product is MSSSDPVPCEESTHTAAPVHHEAPPLPPDVSGTVAFYAAHYLPDGRKTHDVRSGPVDTRLPLASAFKTMLLYTVLQQVDDGHLHLDQQFETTDANQSIEAFPPDRINTLDRLAELTIRNSDNTASDILHLAADPARVAERTTQLSPCTHIHLTTKAFWAAMSGLIPEIIDPSTPETLRSSARTFAALPAQEKRDVAARINTLAQGVHQQAVYDGLDTYFNGANYHPENDVSLLNSSTARAYSDLLSRLFLQSTLKPATRARFREIMASGCCTKPTEGVPFPYTYWGAKAGSGWRLLTMTGFMELPDGSGIAYTYVNHESDVQDAEEIEGQLRPVLNWIVSAVTPLAESTGTP
- a CDS encoding TolB family protein — protein: MTPLTFGPAIQLTSGPGVDVRPNWTPDSAGVVFERLLGGTRGLYQVLSDGSELTELTLCNLPGTNATGRPAFFGLNDFAFVSDRSGRPALWRCNLPYGTVTLLVESPKACYGPSVAATNRRTLLYFQQTEGQTFHVHQRDADGNTIQLTNTAGVQDQPWLLPDAGSFVYHAQEDGKNLIYLQPTGPGARRVCLSPEDEGTAYVTPFPSPDGQWVAFSCTHSGTSQVWVMKMDGTDRQQVTAGDPHRFPAWSADGKMLVVVRGEPVAAQPSGHLWTIPIR
- a CDS encoding COG4705 family protein, whose amino-acid sequence is MLSKVPEVTVFFWIIKVLCTTVGETAADYLNTTLKLGLTGTTLVMGVMLAAVLVWQFRLRRYVPGVYWLAVVLVSVVGTLITDNLTDHFGVSLWTTTIVFAAALAAVFALWYRSEKTLSIHSILTTRREVFYWLAVLFTFALGTAAGDLVAERLDIGYWRSALLFAGLILLVALAHRFLRLGSIPAFWAAYILTRPLGASIGDYLSQDKDAGGLALGTMGTSAIFMAAILAVVVYLSVTRRDQLQASDAA
- a CDS encoding phosphatase PAP2 family protein translates to MSASPRPFIDRIRPAALVRLLLGILLPLLVVGALGEDVLERQRFAFESPFMLWLHAHSTPTLDRIALTLAVVGGIQVIAPLSAVLALVLWRRSHRSARFFVVAVLGAAALNGVMKLAFHRPRPELWPRLAQESGASFPSGHSMYSAAFVTTLMLLVWNTRWRWPAVVLGTLFTLAVGWSRIDLGVHYPTDVLAGWLSGVAWVLGVYGVYRPGAVRDGEHAA
- a CDS encoding response regulator transcription factor, with protein sequence MRVLIVEDDPFISDLLSDGLAEEGYECDVAGTAAEAGELARLFPYGLLILDVMLPEGADAGFQLGRQLRRHGLTTPVLYLTARGTVEDRIEGLDAGGDDYLTKPFDFGELRARIRALLRRVSGHPQNVVALPAGFTLDLSGRDLYREGRRTDLNRREFMLLELLAMHPGRAFTREEIVDRLWGGDGGVELKVIDVYVSTVRRKTHETLIERGHGYRLGRISGDPA
- a CDS encoding sensor histidine kinase; this translates as MRFPSPGAGAFRLLVPHGSLRARLTFGYALIFSACILLGALGVYVTARSSLQRSLDRTLQETASVARASIETGQGRVFLAPELRPAGDLSIELLTGSGTVIQTVGLHGPVRRLPLTPGLRSSGERRVLTLPVGADLLLRVSRPSDTLTEVLETLGRILTVGSLLMVAVSCAAGYVLADRALRPVDEVVGTARRIAQGGQYLERVPQAPGSDEMARLTATVNLMLDHLSGMIDREKEFARIAAHELRTPLTALKGRLDLALERPRDNETYLRTLSVMRNRVNALVRLSEGLLDLARSDAPLNLMPVELGAVALSSAEAQREAFLAAGKRLELDVEESWVQAEMPGVQQVVQNLLENALKYGGSRVRVRVSGGVLEIEDSESGPDGTQWARLLRPFERGVALQAVTGNGLGLALVQKLAGRWDAELRPDWHPGGFSVRVSWHVHPPDGSCAADLQSTRV
- a CDS encoding CHRD domain-containing protein, whose amino-acid sequence is MMGHKIVLLGIAGPLLLGSCALFGLPTTYLFKHNPNQADPNAVGNAVASESGGGMVTTVLSLSGLTPGKAYIAHYHAFGPDSSTNPCASNGPVTVGFPNFTADASGNASVTVKTEQVKIEGDKGAYINVHYASDPSAVPICAPVKLAKG